One window of Perca flavescens isolate YP-PL-M2 chromosome 15, PFLA_1.0, whole genome shotgun sequence genomic DNA carries:
- the LOC114570304 gene encoding uncharacterized protein C16orf45 isoform X1, which yields MEKERRSSKQYGSLEKTQVDTATEKPTEDVISMADSTITIEDIEGELCKIDRIRDILVRRESELRYMMDDIQLCREITRLKAELQQLVSTPDDDKSKADREREEELLQQVNKLVETRDFLVDDVEFERLREREEDREMAVFLQSKFPKTLSAKGASQDQNVASKSQQTSTPFISKTGLTLLKDCCGFTCSIM from the exons atggaaaaagagagaaggtCGTCTAAACAGTACGGCTCTCTGGAGAAGACGCAGGTGGACACAGCGACGGAGAAACCGA CGGAGGATGTCATTTCCATGGCTGACTCCACGATTACCATCGAGGACATCGAAGGAGAGCTGTGCAAAATCGATCGCATAAGAGACATCCTCGTGCGGAGGGAATCGGAGCTGAGATACAT GATGGATGACATCCAGCTCTGCCGAGAAATCACGAGGCTGAAGGCGGAGCTGCAGCAGCTCGTCTCGACTCCAG ACGATGATAAGTCCAAGgcggacagagagagggaggaagagctGCTGCAGCAGGTCAACAAGCTGGTGGAGACCAGGGACTTCCTGGTGGATGACGTGGAGTTTGAGAGGCTCAG ggaaagagaggaagacagagaaatgGCAGTCTTCTTACAGTCCAAATTTCCCAAGACATTGTCTGCAAAAG GTGCTTCGCAAGATCAAAACGTGGCGTCCAAATCCCAGCAGACGTCAACGCCGTTCATCAGTAAAACTGGACTCACACTGCTGAAAGACTGCTGCGGCTTCACCTGCTCCATCATGtaa
- the LOC114570304 gene encoding uncharacterized protein C16orf45 isoform X2: protein MTGAEDVISMADSTITIEDIEGELCKIDRIRDILVRRESELRYMMDDIQLCREITRLKAELQQLVSTPDDDKSKADREREEELLQQVNKLVETRDFLVDDVEFERLREREEDREMAVFLQSKFPKTLSAKGASQDQNVASKSQQTSTPFISKTGLTLLKDCCGFTCSIM from the exons ATGACTGGGG CGGAGGATGTCATTTCCATGGCTGACTCCACGATTACCATCGAGGACATCGAAGGAGAGCTGTGCAAAATCGATCGCATAAGAGACATCCTCGTGCGGAGGGAATCGGAGCTGAGATACAT GATGGATGACATCCAGCTCTGCCGAGAAATCACGAGGCTGAAGGCGGAGCTGCAGCAGCTCGTCTCGACTCCAG ACGATGATAAGTCCAAGgcggacagagagagggaggaagagctGCTGCAGCAGGTCAACAAGCTGGTGGAGACCAGGGACTTCCTGGTGGATGACGTGGAGTTTGAGAGGCTCAG ggaaagagaggaagacagagaaatgGCAGTCTTCTTACAGTCCAAATTTCCCAAGACATTGTCTGCAAAAG GTGCTTCGCAAGATCAAAACGTGGCGTCCAAATCCCAGCAGACGTCAACGCCGTTCATCAGTAAAACTGGACTCACACTGCTGAAAGACTGCTGCGGCTTCACCTGCTCCATCATGtaa
- the LOC114570304 gene encoding uncharacterized protein C16orf45 isoform X3: MADSTITIEDIEGELCKIDRIRDILVRRESELRYMMDDIQLCREITRLKAELQQLVSTPDDDKSKADREREEELLQQVNKLVETRDFLVDDVEFERLREREEDREMAVFLQSKFPKTLSAKGASQDQNVASKSQQTSTPFISKTGLTLLKDCCGFTCSIM; the protein is encoded by the exons ATGGCTGACTCCACGATTACCATCGAGGACATCGAAGGAGAGCTGTGCAAAATCGATCGCATAAGAGACATCCTCGTGCGGAGGGAATCGGAGCTGAGATACAT GATGGATGACATCCAGCTCTGCCGAGAAATCACGAGGCTGAAGGCGGAGCTGCAGCAGCTCGTCTCGACTCCAG ACGATGATAAGTCCAAGgcggacagagagagggaggaagagctGCTGCAGCAGGTCAACAAGCTGGTGGAGACCAGGGACTTCCTGGTGGATGACGTGGAGTTTGAGAGGCTCAG ggaaagagaggaagacagagaaatgGCAGTCTTCTTACAGTCCAAATTTCCCAAGACATTGTCTGCAAAAG GTGCTTCGCAAGATCAAAACGTGGCGTCCAAATCCCAGCAGACGTCAACGCCGTTCATCAGTAAAACTGGACTCACACTGCTGAAAGACTGCTGCGGCTTCACCTGCTCCATCATGtaa